The proteins below are encoded in one region of Diorhabda carinulata isolate Delta chromosome 3, icDioCari1.1, whole genome shotgun sequence:
- the LOC130891625 gene encoding cytosolic 5'-nucleotidase 3A-like, whose amino-acid sequence MTDYVKQLELVAKNEMIIKNRSAVNEKLVKLIKDGISKVQVISDFDGTITKQHVNNKTQSHGYLILYQLPFFPPELPRRAFEIKQEYTRYLSEPNLEYSERLTRMSELWSKSVEVFNGFVITKNQLDEHCLNLGLQLRDNTKEFFNLLKEEEIPILLVSAGIGDIIESMMRNEGVSNSKIEIAANYLNFDHEGRLNGLKTPPIHKLNKTDCIKDKQFYNTLKEKGNVIVIGDQLGDAVMVEKLDNVNTVLKIGFFYGEPDSALPKWQDTFDIILKDDQSMNIPNAVLNLLKNK is encoded by the exons ATGACCGACTACGTTAAACAATTGGAGTTGGTTGCCAAAAATGAAATGATCATTAAAAATCGTTCAGCagttaatgaaaaattagtaaaacTTATCAAAGATGGTATTTCCAAAGTTCAAGTGATATCCGATTTTGATGGTACTATAACAAAGCAACACGTGAATAATAAGACGCAATCGCACGGTTATC TTATACTATACCAACTGCCTTTTTTTCCACCAGAACTTCCTCGACGTGCTTTTGAAATTAAACAGGAATATACTAGGTACTTGAGTGAACCAAATTTGGAGTATTCGGAGAGATTGACAAGAATGTCAGAGCTGTGGTCTAAATCTGTAGAAGTATTTAA CGGTTTCGTTATTACCAAAAATCAATTGGATGAACATTGTTTGAATCTTGGATTGCAACTAAG agataatacaaaagaatttttcaatttattaaaagaagaagaaatcccAATACTTTTAGTGTCTGCAGGTATCGGCGATATCATTGAATCTATGATGAGAAATGAAGGTGTCTCAAACTCAAAAATAGag atCGCCGCAAATTACCTCAACTTTGATCATGAAGGTAGACTGAATGGATTAAAAACTCCACCTATTCACAAACTCAATAAAACCGATTGTATTAAAGATAAGCAATTTTATAACACATTGAAAGAAAAGGGCAATGTTATAGTGATAGGAGATCAGCTTGGAGATGCTGTGATGGTGGAAAAATTAGACAACGTAAACACCGTActcaaaattggatttttctaTGGAGAG cctGATTCAGCATTACCAAAATGGCAAGACACTTTTGATATTATACTTAAAGATGACCAATCCATGAATATACCAAATGCtgtattgaatttattgaagaataaataa